From the genome of Oryza glaberrima chromosome 1, OglaRS2, whole genome shotgun sequence:
aaagaagataaatgtcTCAGATTAGAAGGCACTTAACATTCTATAAACGTTCTTTAGAAACGGTAGTTTCATCCTTAGTGAGAGTTAATCACGTTTGATCCTATTAGAATATATCACCAATAGTGTCCCTCCTCCGTTCAGTTCCCATGACCTTTCTTTCAAAATTGGTATTCCCTTCTCCTTTATTCTCACTCCCAGTTTCCGTCTTTTTAGCATCCGAGAAAAGAGGTGATGGGGAGGGTGACACTGATGGGCGATCGGCGGACGAAATTCTTAATAAGCGATCAATCGCTGCCAgcgatcattttttttcttttttttcttttcctcttatagtaagtttatacaccgaAAGTTTGTAaagcgaatgtttataagttaaaagtttatatacccgattcaaattcaaatattttatatttttcctcttttagtaagtttatacacttaaagtttacacatctaaaatttatccacctaaagtttatagagcgaatgtttataagtcaaaagtttatatacccgattcaaattcaaattcggattcaaatattttatatataaaatatttctatacataaagtttatgtGTGCAAAGTTTACGATATAAAGTCTATGCACATGAATgagagtattagattttttttctatttttttactaactttgtgttttttttaattttatgatGAAAGGAAAGAAGGGAGAGGAGTATAGGGGGGAGGGGCGGGTTGATCGCTaccagcgatcacccgcccgtTAGCCTCTACCAGATGGCATGATCTGATAAGGTCCGGGTGGAGAGAGGCCCATCTTTTTATTTTAGAAGTTAAATATATACTTtctattgaaagaaaatatatttataatccTTCCTTATTAGAGAATCTCAAAAAGAGATTCAGAGAGAGATTTTTAGGCATATCTTGGCCATGCTCTTAGTTCAGAGCCCATATCTAGAGTGCTTTTCTACATTGTTACCACCACACATAAAAAACACCATGATCTCATCGCCACATTTGCATCGCAGTACTTtagttttacaaaaaaaaaacagaagataTAAAATGAGATTATGAGTACATCctatattaactatatttttattaaaaaccaTATATAACCATATTAAGTTATTTATATCTTTCTTATCCaaagaaattatttgagcaatgtCGTTTTTTTAAATTGTTGTATAAATAATCCGGTTAATTTTACGTCCTTATAAACGAAGTGTAACATGCATACCCGCGTATTTGCACAGGCTACCTTCATAGTTGTTATAAACTACACTCATCATTCATTAGCCTTGAAATTATCAGCTGAATGAAATTATATAGTGAAAAGGATATATTATTGACTGTAAAAATCGTCGTTTCATGAATCATGGTTTTCAGCTGTTCAGTTAACAACAGACATCTCGTCATTCATCATGGTTAAGGCTTACTATCAAGTTTATTTTTGTCGACTGCAGCACAGTAGTCTTGCATGCAATCCATAAGCAAATAATGAGTGTAACTACTAATTAGAATCTTCAAAGATTGGGGCCAAAAGGGTATCACCAACTTCAACAAGGAAAACTGGTCAGTTAATTAACTTGCATCCTGATGATTGCTGAATAATGCTTGGTTTTTAAAGGGAAAAAGGAGTATGGAAGGAACCTCTGCAGTGTTGGTGGCCTCTCGCTTTTCACCTTTTCAAGTAAGTTAATTTATTCAATGCTTAACCTGGATCGACAAACCGAACAAAAACAAGAGGAATATACGTCGTGCTTACTAACAAGGAGAAGAAGTTACTAAATTTCGAGAATACATGCATATTCAATTAATTTCCTGGTTGAGATATTTTAATTAGAGTAGTAGTAGAAAGCAAGACAAGACATATACTAAGTTCACTCGAAGCCTATCATTTGCGTTATACATATATTCGTGTGCATATCCAATTGGTGGAGAATACTAAAGAGTAACAAAGAAGGAAGTTATAATGCTTACATTATCTAAAATTTGCATGATATACAGTACTTCAtacgttttatattataagactttctaacattgcacatattcatatatatattaataaatttagatatatatgtatgtctatatttattaacatttatatgaatgtaaataatgctagaaaatcttataatctgaaacgaagGTAGTATCACTTAATCTCACACAAGCGCAAAAGAACTCTGTTTCTCTCGCTTCAGGGGAGCAGCAGTAGGATGAGTAGAAAAGTAAGAGGCTATAGGAGAGTTTATTACTTCCTCCCAGACAAAAGAAGAATGTCAATTTGGATTTTCCAAACTCAACAAGGTACAAACAAACTAGATTGAAAACCAAGATAACACATCCTACCTACTTCAAAGAAATTAGATACATTCTTAACCTACCCTTTGATTCATTGACATATTCATGGCTCCCCAGTGCAACAACTGATGGCCCTAGAATACGACAATGAATGTTTATATGGATCAGGAGCCAAGCCAATGGATACTTGGGTTGCAATAATGATTTGATCGGTTGTTTGCATGGAACATCATCGGCCTGGCCGTTTCATCACAGACTTGGCACGCACATTATTAGACTCTTAACGTTTGCCTAACTTTGTTTGTCATAACTATGGCTAACAAATTTGTTACCTAAAATATCGTGGCAAGCCATACTTTTTAAGGTGAGTATTTGATGACTTCAATAATTGGACCGAAAATTTGCCCATAGCTATGCAGGGGAATTAATGATCAATGCAACAATGCAAATGAAAGATCTCACAtatgtttccctttttttccccgGAAACTGGGACAAATCAACACAAGAAGAAATACCATAATGAAGGGTTTAAATCAGCAGCACACATCAATACAACGATGCGCCGACTTGTAAAGACTGGAGATAGCTGGTAGCACATCCATAATCAACTTGCTTACTAAGATTGAACTAAGTATAGCTGGtttaatttctgttttcttttttattcagTAACAGCTCAATCATCATATGTAGTCCTTTCCtggacacccccccccccccccccacccaaaaaaaaaaaatcatactcctTGGTCTTAAAACATAAAATTGGGTCAAGTGCACAATTATATTCCCTCTTTTTTATAGGCCCAAGTATATTCTTTCTTGTGAGCCAGTATACATTTGCATTTCTCTAATGAAATATTAATCAAGGGTTTGTTCTGGCAGGTACAGCAAAGTACCAACTGATGTAGGAGTACCATTGACTAATTAAGCTCCTGCCTCCCAACTTGTGGTTCTCATGCATGGCCTGCATACAATACAATATAATTAATATGGACACGTAGCCATGAAAACGTTGGCAAGCATCCAAAGTTGATTAGTTTTTATATGGCGGTCGagtgttttttaataaaacgaaagGCTTGCATCACGGCTTCTAACTATTGTTACGTCACAAAAAAGCAGCTTCTGATGATTCTTAGTCAGAAAAAGAAGGTTTACGATGGTTTCAAATGTATCCTTTCGAGCCTCATATATGATTTcttgaagttgtttttttttcactaaccACACGGTACCGTAATTCTTTAATCGTAGTTCTTTTACTAAACTCATTTTACAAATGCATAGTCAATAAAACTAATGTGAAAAGCAAACCTCTAAACTAGCTAGTCTGACCCATTATTGGCAATGTATAACGTGCTGGCTCGAAGCCATGCCATCGGCATCGCTATGAAATCGGATGATAAAAGACGTTTGTTAGTGACCAATAATTTTATGTGTTGTTGACGAAGGACGCTAGCGGTAGAGCCCGAGCGATCACCCGACCTACCTCTACCTCGCTGGTGGTTTCAGTACCGCTCATCGTCCTCGAACTTGAAGGAAACAAGGGTTGTGTTTACTAcctgaaaaaaattggaagtttagggaaagttaaaagtttggaaaaaaaaagttaaaagtttatgtgtgtaggaaaattttagatgtgatgtgatgtgatagaaagttgaaAGTTAAGGGTAGTTAGaggtgaactaaacacgacctAGCTAGAGCTGACCCTGACACCCATGGTCCCCTAGCCACAGTGTTATTTGACTTGGTTTAGAGGTCGGCACTGCAGACATCTCATCAAATTATTGGCCCTGAATGGAGAAACTACTTGATCTCCTGTTGTTGCTGACATTTTCTTTAGTCAACTAATACAGAGATCGAATTCATCACACGgcacctctcctcttttctttctcttatCACATGCTGCCCTGAAGTTCAAAGCGCGTGTTTTCAGCATGTTTTTGCGTTGGCATCCTCTTTGTTTTCTGAAACCAGTGGATGTTAGATCCCATCTAGAGCACAGTAGCTCTGCCATTAATTGTTTTGTACAAAACAAGCAGACTAATGACCATAGCTAGGCTGGATACGTCTGACCATAAACAAAGTGTATtagtctatatatatacacacacacttaGCTAGCTAATTATTCATAGGCACGCATGAATCCCAGCACCAATTTGCCATATTTTTGCTCCTATAATTAGCCCATAATTAGCAAATTTAACATGACTACTTGCAACATATTTTTCAGAAAGGGAAAATAAAAAGGCATATGGCTATAGTTGCTATCTTGCTGAACAGAGTGACCACAATCACAAATTAGTCCTAATTAAGCCCAAGTTGCATTATACATTGTTTGCCAGTCGAGTTGACTTGCTGGGTCGCCATTGTATAAAATGGTATTCAGACTTTGCAGAGATAGCATCTGCATAAAATTCCAGTAGCAAGTGACACAAGAACAAACGTCCCTTTCTCTCCGGTTAGCTACACAGAATTTCTGTCCACCTGTCGACATCTCTCAAAAATCCCAAGGGTGGTGACATAGCTCAGATCAAGACAATGTCCAAGGTTTGGTcttcatcgatcgatctctgcaTCAATTATTTGCCTAAAAGAAAACTAGCTAATTGGTGTGATGACAGTAAGTCGATCTAGCTAGGTAGCATATAGATTATGCTTAATTAACTGTATCCTGTCAATTTGACAATTTTTGCAGAAGACGGTGATCAGAGCCGATCTCATCGGCAGAAGCTGCAAGAAGGACATCTTGCATGCTGTCTCCAAGCTacaaggtaattaattaacaagctACAAATTCTACATGAGTGCAAGGGCCCACTTGGCAGTGACCTGACATGTcactgtcttcttcttcttcatatGCAGGGATCAAGTCGATGGACATCGACGAGGAGAAGTGCACGCTGACGGTGCTGGGACCCGTGGACCCGGTGAAGATCGTGCACCGGCTGAAGAAGAAGTgcttcgcggcggcggtcgtCAGCGTCGAGGACGACaagccgccggatccgccggcgccggcgccggagccagagaagaagaaggatgacGATGATCCGTGCCAGTGCCAGTGCAAGGAGGCGGAGTGCGCCTGCGTGAAGGTGTGCGTGGCGAGCTGCTACCACACCCCATGCTCCCTGCCGGACTGCTACTTCTACAAATCCTACAGTTACAGTTACAAGCCGTCACCTTCCTTTGGCTTTGGCTATCACCTAGAATCCGGAGGACACTGCATCATTCAGTAGACTTTGCCACTGCTTCAACTTCAGCTTCAGCTCCACCTCTTCTAAAGCTAAAGGCTAGAGcccacctaaaatgggagcggagctggatgaagcgctctcacaaaatgaactagagaggtagAATTGGGTTTAGGTTGTTCCTTCAAACCTTACTCCTGTAGCTAAATTTAAGAGTttgagctctaccaaacagacaCTAACAGATCTAGACCGGTCACGCATGTACTAATTTTTCATTATCTCGGTCTATTATGGTGAAAATAAGTTTCGACCTATGGACTTTCAATTTCAGGCACCGAGCTATGACCTTAGGGTGTCCGGGATCTGGATATCCAGATCAGGATTCTCTCTATATGTAAAATCATGGTAACTTTGTAACTTAGTTATTTTACTATTCTTGAAAAAGTACCGGAAGGTAATACATTAGGTATACCTTGAGGTAATTTTTCAAGAACCATTTCTCTTGTAACTTAAACACAGGCGAGAAAGTTACCGTGACACTCTGGAGTTAGAGGATCCTGATTCTAAGTTGCTGGGATTGGATGGATCCAAGATTTGATAAATCTCTCGTGATCGGATCAGGCATACGAATTCCATACAATAGTTTAATTTCACTACTTGGATTTTGATATGCGTTTCTGTAATTCGTTCGTGTCCATCCTTGGATTGTACACACATGCAgtacttcttcttcttttttctcttattATATTTCTTAATTGACCTGTGCACGTACGTACATGTGCAAGAATGCAAGATCGATCGGAAGTACTAAGTCTTTGGCTGGTTGCAGTGTTTTGGTTCTGACTTTGGAGGTTGGGCTCGGTCACCAATTCGGTTTCCTAGTGTGCAACAGTATATGCTTAGAGTGTACTAGCCAGGGGCCGGTGATAGTAGGCAGACGCACGGGCTCGCCACCAGCACATAGCAACTAGGTCAAGTGCAGCCATGCCGTTGGTGTCGGACAATACTGCAGGGTTAGAAGTTGTGTAAGTAGGTTGACCCGTTAACCCAATCATAGATCATACTTTTATGGGCTAGTAACTTAGTGCATGTAGTCTAATTAATGGTTATAGTGACCTGAGCAGCACCTTAagatcctgagttcaaatctcatatgagcgaattttagattggtttGTTTGAGAGGCTAAGTTCCCAGTTGGATATAGAGATCGGTAAAAAAAACtcttctctttaaaaaaaaagtaagtaaCTTAGTGCATCCCTAGGGCTCCTTTGGAACCAAGGGATTCTGTAGGGAATTCAAAGCATTCAATTCTTATGGAGAATTTTTCTTTGGAGCCCTTTGGATTGTAGAGATGgattctaaaattcatatagTATTTCTTCCATCCCTTCACTTTTTGGAAGATTCCAAACATTCGATGAAACTCATGTTTTCCATCTTCTTCTAAAATTTCTGTGTTTCTATTTTCGGTAGGATTGAGCCTGAAAATACACTCCTTTTTGTGTTTTCAAAATCCTGCTTTTCATAGGAGCCCTATGTAGGCGTGGGTTTGGTCCGGGCTTCAGTATTTTCTTGGTCTACTTTACTGTGTCCTCTGCCATCCGACAAAACTGAAAACACTAGTATGATCGATCCCtgcagaaaagaaacaaaatgatATGATTGCAACGATCGTTTCAATGAGTcgtgtttaaattttaataataacCATGTCGTTCTTGATTGTTGTTACGGCTAATCAGGCTGATTACTCCGAGCAGCACAACAGCTTTACATGCGTTCCGTAAGCGAGTGCAACAAATTATAGAACCTCTGAATATTGTTGGTTTGTTGCCCAGTAAATTGCATCATCTTCACCGCTGAAAGAAAGGATAATTAAAATTGACTTGTACCCTGATCCCTGAAAATGCTTGGTTTTCTggggaaagaagaagagaaaagttAGGCAGAACCGGTGAACTCTGACTACCTGTCATTTTCTTATGTAGTTTATGCTAAACCTGGACAAATCAAGCAAAATAAAGATAATGTGATGTCAGTGTTGTGTGCTACTACTAAAACACGAACACGAAGGTGATATGCAAATTCGAGAATAAAACATTGCTGCATTGAAACTTCCAcataagaattaaaaaaaaaatcaaacctagAAAACGCAGACTGACCAACCTGACAACTGGCTGCTATAATATAGTTGCTCACCAGCACAAGAACTGCCCAATCCCTCTTCACTAATCATTGCCATCTCGCAAAGTTTTATCAACCGAATggatcattatctaaaaaatgatCAACTGAATGGATTGACTAGGcactgaaacaaacaaattgcAGCCCCCCCTGTTCGCACTTTCCAGAGCAGAATTTTGTGACAGCGGGTTAACCACTAGATTTGTTTACAACACATGTTGTGCACACAAACGCGGAAATGTTCCCCCATGACTTAGTCCCAGCCAATGGCGCCATGGCAGTTGCCGAGTTGACTTCAGTAGTGAGCTCCTCTTATATAAACACCTTGAGATTAGACAGGCTCCGCAAACTGCAAACCCTTCCATTGCAACAACCTCCTGTTCTCCATCACACAGGCATAGGCAATAAGTGATTGATTGCGTTGGCCACAATGTCGAAGGTTAGTGGTGACCTTGTTGGCTTTCATGTTGATAGTTCTTGTTTGAAACAAAGATCTCATTCTGCAGTCATTAGCTGGCCGTACTGATCGGTTTTAGTTTTCATGAAGCATTTGTCCCGTGTGATTTGATCATTGTAAATTTCTTGCAGAAAACTGTTATCAAAGCTGACCTCATTGGCAGAGCATGCAAGAGTGAGATTTTGGCGATTGTTGCCACGATCAAGGGTATTTCTTCCTGTCTCTCCAGCAACGCTGTGACCTACGTGCACaagaaaatcatgaaaaatGGTTTATAATAATTGAAAATCATGATCTGTCACTAAATATTACTAGCACTTTACCCATACTTTAATCTGTTCCGCATTGGAGCTGAAGCAGCGAAGAAGAAGGCTGTTCATACATAGCCAACCTGTCATCTGCATGAGGTTGCAGAGCAAATTGCATTTCTGTTGGCCTTACATGCTGTTACCACCTTCTTCAGGGATCAAGTCCATGGACATTGATGCGGAGAAGTGCACGCTGACGGTGGTCGGGATCGTCGACCCGGTGCGCATCGTGCGCAAGCTGAGGAAGAAGTGCTTCTCCGCGTGCATCGTCTCTGTGGAGGACGACAAGCCCAAGGAGGAGAAGGACCCCTGCAAGGAGGCCAAGGAGAAACTGGAGAAGGCTTGGAAGGAGTACTGTGAGAAGTGCAACGTCAAGCTCAAGCCAGGCTGCCCCTGCTCCTGCTCTACCCCCTGCCAGCCGTGCTTCCCCCCCAGAAGCCCCTGCTCGTTCCCTCCCATCAGCTGCTACGACCGCGGCATTTGCCCACCACCTTGCCCGCCACGGGGGTATGGCTATGGCTGCTACTATGAGGAGAGATATCCCGGGGGAGAATGCGTCATCCAGTAACCAGGACCTGCAAGCAAACTCTGAAGGAGAATGATTGGTTTATAACAGAAAGTTATGTCACTGTATATGGATTCCAAATGTACTTTTCAGTTCTTGCTTCACAGATTTGATCCCAACCCTTTTTTATGATGCATATGTTATATTTGGTTAGTTTGTTCCTCCTTTTCCTCTGAAAACAAAATGGATTCTCCATGGTTGATTCATATTTGATTCTTCAATCATCATAGGTGCAAAGTATACCGAGCAGCAAAGATATTGTTGCAATTTCCAGAGTTATTCTGCAAGAAAACATTGGGTTGCACTATGCAATCCAATGGAACAGGCAGACTATCTGTCACAGGAAATGTTCACAAAAAGTTCAGCAAACTTCACCAAGTGCTCAATATAAGATACTGAAACTTAACAACAGAAGCTGCCAAAGAGTACAAGCACCAACAACCTTTGCTTAAATAgacagagaaaaaaatcacaagctGTTTACTTCGAACCTTCACAAAGGTTGAAAGCATTTTTTTGTTTTCCAGAAAATACAAGTTTTCTTTGCAAAATGATGTATCATCCCAGGAATTCAGAGAAACGAACTTTATTGATGAAGTAGAAAAAACAATAGAATAATGATTGCAGATTTAATAGTTGtgtgattttatttgattttcaattCCTTCTGTCAATACTGACAATACACCAACAAATGCATAACCAACAACCTATTAAGATTGATCaagtaaaaacaaaacaatatgGATCATAAAATTCCTGACTCAAAACTCTTCATTGCATTTTATAAAAGGgttaatttataaaattataagatAAAGTAGAGCTACAAGTATTGACCAGCTTTGATCCTCATTTCATCTACATATCGATGTTCTCACCTCTAACCTTATGGGCAACTACCTGCAGCTAAGCTAGATCCAAGTATacaatcaaaattttataatacaTCAACTAATAGCACACACTACAACAGAAGAAGTTGAAAGTACTCCCTGCTAATGAGAGAAAGTATCAACAGGACTATGAAACAAGAGAACAAATCAACCTTCCGATGACCTGAGCTCATCTAGCGCGGCAGTGACTTGCTCACGCACAAGCTCAATCCTCTTGAGATAAACCTCCAGCTCAAGTATCTGCTGCTGCCTCCACCTATCAGCACTGGGCACCCCAGGGTTCGGCCCGGCAATGCCGAAACCAAGTCCAGCAATATCAGCGTTTAATCCAGCACCCCCAAATCCCATGTTTAAGCCCATTCCTGGACCAGTCTGCCCAGCCACAGCGAATGAGGTGATGAACTCCTTCAGTAGAGGTGATAGAACGCTCCGGACAGCCTCCTCATTGGCACCATTGGCAGTCACTGGCATTGGCGCCGTCTCCGACACCGGTGGCAGCTGCGCGATCTGCGGAAATGAGTTCTCCATGGCCGCGACGAGCGGCTCCTGATGAGCTCCATCGGTTGAGGTCAGCGCCGGCGCGGAAGGCAATGCTGCGGCCTCCTGCTCTTGCGCCATTCTCCGCCGtacgcgccgccctcccctgcccctcggcgtcggcgtcggcgtagGGGCGCTTCCGCCAAAACCATCCTCCATCGCAACGGGCATCGTAACGgccgcagtggcggcggcggcggggttgatgtcgtcgtcgtcggaggcggTGCCGTCGCGCTTGAGGGCGGGGGGCCAGATGTGGCGGGCGAGGTCGTAGATGGCGCCCTCGTGGGGGGTCCTGAaggcgaagccggcggcggcggcgtggggggagGAGGCCATGCGGGCGGCGCAGAGGCGGTACTTCTTCTTGAGGCGGCGGAGCTTCTCGACGAGCTGGCTCTTGGTGAAGTCGAaggagaggcggcgccggaTCTCGTCGTAGAAGGGCCCCGTGTCGTACTGGTGCGACGCGAACGTGGTGCCCCGCCGCGCCGTGAAGTCGAGGAACCCGCGCAGGATGAGGAGC
Proteins encoded in this window:
- the LOC127760363 gene encoding heavy metal-associated isoprenylated plant protein 2-like isoform X2, which gives rise to MSKTVIRADLIGRSCKKDILHAVSKLQGIKSMDIDEEKCTLTVLGPVDPVKIVHRLKKKCFAAAVVSVEDDKPPDPPAPAPEPEKKKDDDDPCQCQCKEAECACVKVCVASCYHTPCSLPDCYFYKSYSYSYKPSPSFGFGYHLESGGHCIIQ
- the LOC127760363 gene encoding heavy metal-associated isoprenylated plant protein 2-like isoform X1; the protein is MSKKTVIRADLIGRSCKKDILHAVSKLQGIKSMDIDEEKCTLTVLGPVDPVKIVHRLKKKCFAAAVVSVEDDKPPDPPAPAPEPEKKKDDDDPCQCQCKEAECACVKVCVASCYHTPCSLPDCYFYKSYSYSYKPSPSFGFGYHLESGGHCIIQ
- the LOC127760361 gene encoding probable transcription factor At3g04930, encoding MAADELAAAASHSSSSSPADEDDEEGIDSDGSNPDHAAAPHPPPEPTAAIPPPPPPPQPQPGAGAEDSRRLFQRLWTDEEELLILRGFLDFTARRGTTFASHQYDTGPFYDEIRRRLSFDFTKSQLVEKLRRLKKKYRLCAARMASSPHAAAAGFAFRTPHEGAIYDLARHIWPPALKRDGTASDDDDINPAAAATAAVTMPVAMEDGFGGSAPTPTPTPRGRGGRRVRRRMAQEQEAAALPSAPALTSTDGAHQEPLVAAMENSFPQIAQLPPVSETAPMPVTANGANEEAVRSVLSPLLKEFITSFAVAGQTGPGMGLNMGFGGAGLNADIAGLGFGIAGPNPGVPSADRWRQQQILELEVYLKRIELVREQVTAALDELRSSEG
- the LOC127760362 gene encoding heavy metal-associated isoprenylated plant protein 8-like — protein: MSKKTVIKADLIGRACKSEILAIVATIKGIKSMDIDAEKCTLTVVGIVDPVRIVRKLRKKCFSACIVSVEDDKPKEEKDPCKEAKEKLEKAWKEYCEKCNVKLKPGCPCSCSTPCQPCFPPRSPCSFPPISCYDRGICPPPCPPRGYGYGCYYEERYPGGECVIQ